In Mastigocladopsis repens PCC 10914, a single window of DNA contains:
- a CDS encoding CO2 hydration protein, producing MVAIKDKPANYPLSEYIERLESGGALLPDTPENVLEVVGILKSYGVVLDSYSKNLIYIADHQFLVFFPFFKYFNGEISFNKLLRHWWHDRINFEYAEYCMKAMMWHGGGGLDEYLDSTEFQQRAQAVIAAKFKNNPLIIGLNQLFPDFLPEQLRVSAYYSGLGQFWRVMADMFLSLSDRYDNGEIKSIPQVVDHIKAGLVADASKPITYAVKIRDKVYDIIPASVGLTFLADTAVPYVEAVFFRGTPFHGTVSYNAQAYQIPADQARFQYGALYADPLPIGGAGIPPTLLMQDMRHYLPDYLHEIYRRSRRGEDDLRVQICITFQKSMFCVTTAAILGLMPHPLNTQNPDEQKANRVYLQKWLDRLKTSRLEVVNDQSNFCPVALPKTV from the coding sequence ATGGTAGCCATAAAAGACAAGCCCGCTAACTATCCATTATCTGAGTATATCGAGCGCCTGGAATCAGGAGGAGCATTACTTCCCGATACGCCAGAAAATGTGCTAGAAGTCGTTGGTATTCTTAAAAGCTATGGAGTCGTTTTAGATTCCTACTCAAAAAACCTGATCTACATTGCTGATCATCAATTTTTAGTGTTTTTCCCATTTTTTAAATACTTTAATGGGGAAATATCTTTTAATAAATTGCTACGGCATTGGTGGCATGACAGAATTAATTTTGAATATGCCGAGTATTGTATGAAAGCCATGATGTGGCATGGTGGCGGTGGCTTGGATGAATATCTAGATTCAACAGAATTTCAACAGAGAGCACAAGCTGTTATTGCAGCAAAATTTAAAAACAATCCCTTAATAATCGGACTCAACCAACTGTTCCCTGATTTTTTACCCGAACAGTTGCGCGTCAGTGCTTACTACAGTGGGTTAGGTCAATTTTGGCGGGTAATGGCTGATATGTTCCTCAGTTTATCCGACCGCTATGATAATGGCGAAATCAAATCTATTCCCCAAGTTGTAGACCATATAAAAGCGGGCTTGGTAGCAGATGCCAGTAAGCCAATTACCTATGCCGTTAAAATTCGGGATAAAGTTTATGACATTATTCCCGCTTCTGTTGGTTTGACCTTCCTTGCAGATACAGCAGTCCCTTATGTAGAAGCAGTTTTCTTCCGAGGAACGCCTTTCCACGGTACAGTTTCATATAACGCTCAAGCATATCAAATTCCCGCCGACCAAGCTCGATTTCAGTATGGCGCTTTGTATGCTGACCCCTTACCTATTGGCGGCGCAGGTATTCCTCCCACCTTGCTGATGCAAGATATGCGTCACTATCTCCCAGATTATTTACACGAAATTTATCGTCGCAGTCGTCGGGGAGAAGATGATTTGCGAGTACAAATTTGCATAACTTTCCAAAAATCAATGTTTTGTGTCACCACTGCGGCGATTTTGGGACTTATGCCTCATCCTTTAAATACTCAAAACCCAGATGAGCAAAAAGCCAATCGAGTTTATTTGCAAAAGTGGCTTGATAGGCTAAAAACTTCGCGCTTAGAGGTTGTGAACGACCAGTCTAATTTTTGTCCAGTGGCTTTACCAAAGACGGTGTAA